A genomic window from Pseudogulbenkiania sp. MAI-1 includes:
- a CDS encoding diaminopropionate ammonia-lyase yields the protein MLIANERVTFSQYPSVLKNIMNLEQAHESRQWLSHWSQLNRSATPLWNLPNLAEKLGVAKVCVKDESVRSPLGSFKALGAPIALIRLILRLWPEHKLDAKELISGHYKELFKAFTVISATDGNHGRALAAAAQSIGCRCVIVLHANVSLEREQAIAAYDAEIVRITGNYDESVEEAARLAATNGWHVVSDTSYEGYEDIPRDVMQGYGTIAAEIIEQTGAERDKPSAFTHVFLQGGVGGLAAGIVSYLWEFHGESRPQFVVVEPKQADCLYQSAAQGKAAKATGSVDSVMAGLACGETSPLAWQILQPGVDYFMTIEDDDAVAAMRLLASGNGSDIPVVAGESGAAGLAGLHVLRQSAEKSKAVCLDADSRVLVINTEAATAPSVYQGLVSESAESVLERQASWLNSGVRQPATA from the coding sequence ATGCTGATCGCCAACGAACGTGTAACCTTCTCCCAGTATCCCTCCGTGCTCAAGAACATCATGAACCTTGAGCAGGCACATGAGAGCCGCCAATGGCTCTCGCACTGGAGCCAACTCAATCGCTCCGCCACGCCGCTCTGGAATCTACCCAATCTCGCCGAGAAACTCGGTGTTGCCAAAGTGTGCGTGAAGGATGAGTCGGTCCGTTCTCCGCTGGGCAGCTTCAAGGCGCTGGGCGCCCCGATCGCCTTGATCCGCCTCATCCTCCGGCTGTGGCCGGAGCACAAGCTCGATGCCAAAGAGCTGATTAGCGGACATTACAAGGAACTGTTCAAAGCGTTCACGGTGATCAGCGCCACCGACGGCAACCATGGCCGGGCCCTGGCGGCGGCGGCCCAATCCATCGGGTGCCGTTGCGTCATCGTCCTGCATGCCAATGTGAGCCTTGAGCGCGAGCAGGCCATTGCCGCCTATGATGCTGAAATCGTCCGCATCACCGGCAACTACGATGAATCCGTTGAAGAGGCCGCACGCCTGGCCGCAACGAACGGCTGGCATGTGGTGTCGGACACCTCGTACGAAGGGTATGAAGACATCCCCCGCGACGTGATGCAGGGCTACGGCACCATCGCGGCGGAAATTATCGAGCAAACTGGTGCCGAACGAGACAAACCGAGCGCCTTCACCCATGTCTTCCTCCAGGGTGGTGTGGGTGGTCTGGCGGCCGGCATCGTGAGCTATTTATGGGAATTCCATGGCGAGAGCCGCCCCCAGTTTGTCGTGGTCGAGCCCAAGCAGGCGGATTGCCTCTACCAGAGCGCCGCGCAAGGAAAGGCCGCCAAGGCCACCGGTTCGGTCGACTCGGTCATGGCAGGCCTGGCCTGCGGTGAAACCTCTCCATTGGCCTGGCAGATTCTGCAGCCCGGTGTCGACTACTTCATGACGATTGAAGATGACGATGCAGTCGCCGCCATGCGCTTACTGGCGTCGGGAAACGGGAGCGATATCCCCGTCGTAGCGGGCGAATCTGGCGCGGCGGGGCTCGCCGGGCTACACGTATTGCGTCAGTCTGCCGAGAAGTCGAAGGCCGTATGTCTCGATGCCGATTCCCGCGTTCTCGTCATCAATACGGAAGCCGCTACTGCACCTTCTGTTTATCAGGGGCTGGTATCCGAGTCTGCCGAGTCCGTTCTGGAACGCCAGGCTTCCTGGCTCAATAGCGGCGTTCGACAGCCCGCTACCGCGTAA
- a CDS encoding Zn-dependent hydrolase: MMSRREGNADLRVDGTKLLEQLRELGEVGADQVAGGRTRIALTDDEKAGRDLVVQWMHELELDVRIDRIGNVFGTLRSEGDDGSQAPLMIGSHIDTVKNAGALDGCYGVLAGLAVARAFRQADMKPGRSITIGAFTNEEGVRYQPDMMGSLVYAGGLSVEEALATIGTDGTRLSDELERIGYAGDLEPGSIVPHEYLELHIEQGPVLEAENKLIGVVENLQGISWQKVTIQGNANHAGTTPMRLRHDAGWVASAIVTFLRDLANASEGTTLATVGSLRVEPDLINVIPRKATLTVDLRDPDELRLQAAEQRLAAFLEKVAAQEGVKISTERLVRFEPVVFDTTLADEIEASAEQFGFTHRRMTSGAGHDAQMIARIAPSAMIFVPSRGGVSHNPREHTDDDQLINGAQVLLDVVLRRIGADSIMNQLYERG, translated from the coding sequence ATGAGCCGCAGGGAAGGAAATGCCGACCTCAGGGTGGACGGAACGAAGCTGCTGGAACAGTTGCGTGAATTAGGTGAAGTAGGAGCCGATCAAGTGGCCGGTGGGCGCACGCGGATTGCGTTGACGGATGACGAGAAAGCCGGCCGTGACCTCGTGGTGCAATGGATGCATGAGCTCGAACTCGATGTCCGCATCGACCGCATCGGCAATGTTTTCGGGACGCTGCGCTCGGAGGGCGACGATGGCAGCCAGGCGCCGCTGATGATCGGGTCGCACATCGATACGGTAAAGAACGCCGGTGCACTGGATGGCTGCTACGGGGTTCTGGCTGGCTTGGCGGTCGCCCGAGCCTTCCGCCAGGCGGACATGAAACCGGGGCGTTCCATCACTATCGGCGCTTTCACCAACGAGGAGGGCGTGCGCTACCAGCCCGACATGATGGGGTCTTTGGTGTACGCAGGCGGCCTTTCGGTCGAGGAGGCGCTGGCGACCATCGGTACCGATGGCACCCGGTTGAGCGATGAATTGGAGCGTATCGGCTATGCCGGCGATCTCGAGCCGGGTTCCATCGTGCCGCACGAGTACCTCGAATTACATATCGAACAAGGCCCGGTGCTGGAGGCGGAAAACAAACTGATCGGCGTCGTGGAAAACCTGCAGGGCATCTCCTGGCAGAAGGTCACCATCCAGGGCAACGCCAACCATGCAGGAACGACGCCAATGCGTTTGCGCCATGACGCAGGCTGGGTGGCGTCTGCGATCGTGACGTTCCTGCGTGACTTGGCGAACGCATCCGAGGGAACCACGCTGGCCACCGTCGGTTCCTTGCGCGTGGAGCCCGACCTTATCAACGTCATTCCACGAAAGGCCACCTTGACGGTCGACCTGCGCGACCCCGACGAACTGCGGCTCCAGGCGGCCGAACAGCGACTTGCCGCTTTCCTGGAAAAAGTGGCAGCACAGGAGGGCGTGAAAATCAGCACCGAGCGGCTCGTCCGATTTGAACCGGTGGTGTTCGACACCACTCTGGCCGACGAGATTGAAGCCTCCGCCGAGCAGTTCGGCTTTACGCATCGACGCATGACATCCGGAGCCGGTCACGATGCCCAGATGATCGCGCGCATTGCGCCGTCCGCCATGATTTTCGTTCCGAGCCGTGGCGGCGTGAGTCACAACCCACGTGAGCACACCGACGATGACCAGCTGATCAACGGCGCGCAAGTCCTGCTGGATGTGGTGCTGCGACGCATCGGCGCGGACTCGATCATGAACCAGTTATATGAACGGGGATAA